AGGCGCCGGGGTCCAGACACTGTCCCGGTGGAAACCGGGAACCAGACCTTTGAACCTGGATTCCGGCTTTCGCCGGAATGACGTTTCGCTGGGTTCGGCGACTTTTTACGAATTGATCAGGATTGATGAACTTGGAAAAATTAAGGAAATGCCCATTTTTTCATTCAGACTCCCTCCTACCTCAAAGGCCAGGATGCCCGAATAACCGTCTCTTTTCCTGGTCTGGAATCGATGGCAAAAACCCCGCCCGAAAGCTCGGCCCGTTCCTTCATGGTGGATAGACCGAATCCTTTGATGACTTCCTTCGGATCGAATCCCCGGCCGTTATCTTGAATAATCAATTGTATTCTGTCCTCCTCATTTCGTAGAGAGAGACAGACCCGGTTTGCCTGACTGTGTTTGGTGATATTATTCAAAGCTTCCTGGGAAATGCGAAAGACCGGGGTTTTCAGAGAATCGGGCAGGTCCCCTTCCGATAAACCGATTTGGCAATCGACCGTAATATGGCAATAGGTTTTTTGATATTCCCGGCAGAACCAATTCATGGCGGCGATAAGGCCCAAATCATCCAGAATGGCGGGGCGTAAATCGGCCATGATCCTTCGGGTTTCCACGATGGTCTGTTGAACCGTGGCGACCAGACCTTGCAAGGATTCGGTTTTTGCAAGGCCCTGCTCCATCTCGGCCTTGGTCCTTTCAAGGTTATGCTTGATAGCAGCCAGGGAAGCGGCAATGCCGTCGTGAAGCTCTCCGGCCACCCTTCTTCTTTCCGTCTCCTGGGCCGTCAGACACTGAGAGGCGAAAAATCGCACCTGTTTCTCCGATTCGCGGAGTGTCTCTTCCAGCCGCCGGCGCTGGAGAATCTCTTTCTGTAGTTTGTAGACGGCGTTTGATAATTCCGCTGTTCGTTTCTGAACCCGCTCCTCCAGCTCGGAGCTGATTTTTTCGGCCTTTTGCCGGGCCTCGACGGCATCTTCCATGAGATTGAGAGCCGCCAGCCGGGAAGCTTTCAAGGCTTCTTCTGCCTGCTTACGCTCCGTGACGTCGATGAAGACCACGCCGAAAGATCCTTTCTCGGTCTGAAAGGCGCTGACCTCAAAATGCCGGCCCAGGGCCTTACTCCATTGGTCGAAGTGGGCGGGTTGACCGGTCAGGGCCACCGATCCATACCGCTCCACCCAGAGGCCCTCCGCTTGGGGCAAGACCTCATAGAGTGTTCGCCCCAGGAGATCCCCGGCCTTGAGCCCGGTCATACGCTCGAAGGCCGGGTTTGCCTGCAAAAACCGGTAGTCGCAGGGCCGGCCCGTCTCATCACAGATGATTTCATGGAGGGCGAAGCCTTCGCTCATGGTCTCGAAGAGGGTCCGGTAGCGCTTTTCGCTCTCAGCCAGGGCAACCTGGGCCCGGCGTTTTTCGGTGACATCATGGAAAACGAGGACGACACCTATCACATCCCCGTTAGCATCCAGAATCGGCGCGGCACTGTCCTCGATGGGGAGCACTTGTCCCTCCCGGTTGATCAGGGCCGTATGGTTGGCCAGGGTAACTACTAACCCTTCCCGAAGCACCTGTTTGACGATATCTTCGGCCGGCTGGTTGGTCTTTTCGTTGATGATCCGGAAGACGGTCTTAATCGGCTGTCCCACGGCTTCCTCCGACGTCCACCCGGTCAGGGCTTGGGCAACGGGGTTGAGGAAGGTGATCCGGCCGGAGGCGTCCGTAGTCATCACGGCGTCGCCGATGCTCGTCAGGGTGACCCGGAGCCATTCGCGCTGTTGGCGCAACGCCTCCTCGGCCTGCTTGCGCTCGGCCACCTCCCTCTCTAAGTCCGCTTTGGAGGCGGTTATGGCCTTCAAGTCGGTGGTCATGCGGTTGAAGGCCCGGGATAACCCGCCGATTTCATCATTTTTCTTTTCTTCGAAAATAAAATCAAGGTTCCCGGAGCCGATAACCGCCGCACCGGCCCCGAGCTTGGCTATCGATTTCAGGATCCGTTGGTAAGTGAGCAAATAGCCGGCCAATAGAAACAACCCAAACAAACCCACCATGATATAAATTAACAGGGTTCTGGTATCAGTGAGATGGTCCCTCTTTTGACGGAACAGGTGCGACAAGCGGGTAGCATCCGATACCAGTCCCTGGCATTGGATCGCCATGCGGCTCCAGGAAATCTGAAATAGGGTCTGGGTGAGAGCGGTATCCGGATTCCGGGGCAGGCTTACCGAAGCAGAGGCCACACTGTCGAATACCTCCTTCAACCGCCTTTGATTGGTCCGAATATTGGCGATGAGCGCCTGTTGCTCGGGTAGGGAGGCACGCAAACCGGACACCTGTTCGGAAAAGGAGGCAAATCCGGACTGCCATCGCTTCAGTTGTTGGTCTTCGCGGTAGATCAGGTAATCGTTGGACAAGTAACTTAACTCGTTTGCGCCCCGGGCTATCTTTGCGGCTATTTTTTCCTGCAGGCCGGCTTTCTTTGTCTCGATATTGGTTTTAATGGCCGATCCCGTTAAGACGATCAGGATAAAACCGAAAAGGAGCATGGTTATCATGAATTGCGTTTTAAGTTTCATAACCCTTTTTCCGTTAAATTAGGACGCAGATTTTCGCCGATACTCGCAGGTTCAAGAAATAAGCGGATAGCACGGGGGATGTCCGGCCTGGGCGCAGAGCTCGTTTACTTGTTTTTTCAACTCGATCATGCGCAGCTCGCGGTCCACGGCAGCCCTGTTGAAGCGCGACAGTTCTTCATTTATATCCTTAAGCTCCTCCATCTGCCGCTGGATCTCCGACTCGGCCTTTTTGCGCTCGGTGATATCTTGGGCGGCCCCGACCACCCTGATCGCTCCCGGGTGCAGGGGATCGGCCACCGGATTGATCGAGTCCCGGACCCAGCAGGTCTCGCCGCTTTTGGTGACAATCCGATATTCGCTGACATGAGGTTGCAAGGCCTGAATATGACGGAAACGTTCTGTAGCGACATCTTTATCCTCGGGGTGCAGTATCTCGGCTAAATCCGCATCAATACTATGGCCGGTTACCAATGTAAATCCGGAAGTAACCCAATCCCAGACGACCTCTCCATTCGGCTCAACACTGAAGGCATAGACCCAGTCGGAGATGGCCTCCGTAACCATTCGAAAGGGTTCTTCCTGTCCTTCAAAAACCGGCCGGATCGGCCGGCGTTCCGGGATCTTTTGATCCGCCTCATTCAACGGCCACGAGGCCCGAATGGTCGTTCCGATTCCTTCTCCGGAGCGGATATCGAAGATCCCGCCCGCATGCTCGACCCTTTCTTTCATGCCGATAAGTCCGAAACCCGCCCATGATCTCGCCCGGAAAAGTATTTGCTCCAGATCGAATCCCTTCCCATTATCGGTGACAGTGAATTCAATCCTTCCCGCCCTGTCTTTTTTTAAAGAAAGCAGCACACTGCCGGCCCCGCTGTGTTGTGCGGCATTCTTCAAGGCTTCCTGCAACACCCGGTAGATCACAATTTTAAGGCGCTCGGGCACATCCTCTTCCATAACATCCAATTGTTTTTCAATGGTCATACCGGCATGGTTATTCCCAAACTCCCGTCCGTACCAGTTGATCGTAGCCAGAAGACCGATGTCGCCCATAACCGGAGGCCAGAGGTCCCCCTGCATGGTGCGGACTCTTTCAATAGCCTCTCTGATATTGGAGACAATTCTCTTCCCGGTCTGTCGGGCGATCATCGGGTCATCGGCTGTCTTGGGGGACAGCAATTGATCGACATCGATCTTGATGGTATTCAGGATCTGCCAGGTGTTGTCATGAAGGTCTTCGGCGATCTCTCTTCTCTCCTTTTCCTGGGCCACCAGAATCTGGGAAGAGAGATAACGCAGCTCTTCCTCCGATTCCCGCAAGGCTTCCTCGGTTCGCTCCCGCTGTTCGATCTCGGCCGACAACTCCTCGGTGCGCTCCGCAACCTTGACCTCCAGCTCGGCATGGGCCTTTTTCAGCGATTCCTCGGCCAGGGTCCTCCGGATGCCGATTCCCAGAGCCGTTGCAGCCTTTTCTAAAATCTTTACACTGTCCAGGGGAACCAGGTTTTCTTTACGATCGGCCAGGTGGATCAGGCCCATGATGTGTGTCCCGAGCCGTATGGGGATCAGGGCCACTGATTCGTATCCCGTTTGATTGCAGACATTCCTGGTCTGTCCTTTATCCTCTTCGGAGACCGTGGCCAGGAAGCGGGTAGTCCCATTAATGTAGAAGGATCCGTCCTCCGTATAGAAGGACAACCTGGGGTCGCAGGTCCCTTTGACGACGTTGATGCACATGCAGCGGTCCGTTTTCAGAGAGAGAGGGCTTTCGGTTTCATAGAACTTTTGGCTGAACCCCAGATAAGCCATATAAGGGATGTTGCCATTTTCGTCCCGTAAGCGGATCCCGACGGCCTCGCAGCCGGTGAATTTTTTTATTTCCCTGACAAAATCCTGGAGCAGCGGGACTAAGTCTATATGCCGGTTGGCGATTTCCAGGAGTTTCC
This window of the Deltaproteobacteria bacterium genome carries:
- a CDS encoding PAS domain S-box protein, with product MKLKTQFMITMLLFGFILIVLTGSAIKTNIETKKAGLQEKIAAKIARGANELSYLSNDYLIYREDQQLKRWQSGFASFSEQVSGLRASLPEQQALIANIRTNQRRLKEVFDSVASASVSLPRNPDTALTQTLFQISWSRMAIQCQGLVSDATRLSHLFRQKRDHLTDTRTLLIYIMVGLFGLFLLAGYLLTYQRILKSIAKLGAGAAVIGSGNLDFIFEEKKNDEIGGLSRAFNRMTTDLKAITASKADLEREVAERKQAEEALRQQREWLRVTLTSIGDAVMTTDASGRITFLNPVAQALTGWTSEEAVGQPIKTVFRIINEKTNQPAEDIVKQVLREGLVVTLANHTALINREGQVLPIEDSAAPILDANGDVIGVVLVFHDVTEKRRAQVALAESEKRYRTLFETMSEGFALHEIICDETGRPCDYRFLQANPAFERMTGLKAGDLLGRTLYEVLPQAEGLWVERYGSVALTGQPAHFDQWSKALGRHFEVSAFQTEKGSFGVVFIDVTERKQAEEALKASRLAALNLMEDAVEARQKAEKISSELEERVQKRTAELSNAVYKLQKEILQRRRLEETLRESEKQVRFFASQCLTAQETERRRVAGELHDGIAASLAAIKHNLERTKAEMEQGLAKTESLQGLVATVQQTIVETRRIMADLRPAILDDLGLIAAMNWFCREYQKTYCHITVDCQIGLSEGDLPDSLKTPVFRISQEALNNITKHSQANRVCLSLRNEEDRIQLIIQDNGRGFDPKEVIKGFGLSTMKERAELSGGVFAIDSRPGKETVIRASWPLR
- a CDS encoding HAMP domain-containing protein, encoding MKISTKLFLAVVVPVMLALLVGSVLFFSYLSLERAQDNGDKVRLIRNNITELNHLIFSYVTYRGERPKQQFLAEYQKMTGLIAATHFRNPEKLRHLEEIRLNGQSMKDAFLRLAPNTNLSGPAGIDKISDETEERLVGQLLIRSHKADSIASTLRNLVDEDIRKTQAKTFTIIYLVLILTSGILTFVLIRTGRSIISSLNRLRRGADVIGSGNLDYVIEEKEKDETGELARAFNRMTGNLKEVTASKADLEQEMAEREKIETELRASRKLLEIANRHIDLVPLLQDFVREIKKFTGCEAVGIRLRDENGNIPYMAYLGFSQKFYETESPLSLKTDRCMCINVVKGTCDPRLSFYTEDGSFYINGTTRFLATVSEEDKGQTRNVCNQTGYESVALIPIRLGTHIMGLIHLADRKENLVPLDSVKILEKAATALGIGIRRTLAEESLKKAHAELEVKVAERTEELSAEIEQRERTEEALRESEEELRYLSSQILVAQEKERREIAEDLHDNTWQILNTIKIDVDQLLSPKTADDPMIARQTGKRIVSNIREAIERVRTMQGDLWPPVMGDIGLLATINWYGREFGNNHAGMTIEKQLDVMEEDVPERLKIVIYRVLQEALKNAAQHSGAGSVLLSLKKDRAGRIEFTVTDNGKGFDLEQILFRARSWAGFGLIGMKERVEHAGGIFDIRSGEGIGTTIRASWPLNEADQKIPERRPIRPVFEGQEEPFRMVTEAISDWVYAFSVEPNGEVVWDWVTSGFTLVTGHSIDADLAEILHPEDKDVATERFRHIQALQPHVSEYRIVTKSGETCWVRDSINPVADPLHPGAIRVVGAAQDITERKKAESEIQRQMEELKDINEELSRFNRAAVDRELRMIELKKQVNELCAQAGHPPCYPLIS